The Salvia miltiorrhiza cultivar Shanhuang (shh) chromosome 1, IMPLAD_Smil_shh, whole genome shotgun sequence genome has a window encoding:
- the LOC131005364 gene encoding laccase-11-like, producing MKRGGSIFRWAIRLLFICLVCISTPAKAALKKYHFNVQVKNVSRLCHAKPIVTVNGMYPGPTIYVREGDRVQINVTNHAQYNMSIHWHGLKQYRNGWADGPAYVTQCPVQTGQSYTYDFNVTGQRGTLWWHAHILWLRATVHGAIVIMPKDGTSYPFPQPYQEHNLILGEWWNDDVEEVVKQGNKLGLPPTMSDAHTINGKPGPLFPCSEKYNYAMEVEPGKTYLLRIINAALNDELFFAVAGHNMTVVEIDAVYTKPFSTDAILIAPGQTTNVLVRTNRAPGRYFMAARPFMDAPIAVDNRTATAILQYKGVASTITPALPHLPLQNDTAFALTYDGKLRSLNSPRFPANVPLEVDRHLFYTIGLGVDPCPACLNGTKLVASLNNITFVMPQVALLQAHYSGLKGVYTTDFPDRPPTPFNYTGAPLTANLRTAGEGRRPRLSKVAFNTSVELVLQDTNLLSVESHPFHLHGYNFFVVGTGVGNFDPARDPARFNLVDPPERNTVGVPTGGWTAIRFRADNPGVWFMHCHLEVHTGWGLKTAFVVEDGPDQDHAVLPPPKDLPLC from the exons ATGAAGAGAGGAGGCAGCATTTTCAGATGGGCTATTCGTCTGCTTTTCATCTGCCTCGTCTGCATTTCCACTCCGGCCAAAGCTGCACTCAAGAAATATCACTTCAAT gttCAAGTGAAGAATGTGAGTAGGTTGTGCCACGCGAAGCCGATAGTTACCGTAAACGGCATGTATCCGGGGCCGACGATCTACGTTAGAGAAGGCGATAGGGTTCAGATCAACGTCACCAACCACGCGCAGTACAACATGTCCATCCACTG GCACGGGCTCAAGCAATACCGGAACGGGTGGGCCGACGGGCCGGCTTATGTAACACAGTGTCCGGTTCAGACCGGACAGAGTTACACTTATGATTTTAATGTAACCGGACAGAGAGGCACATTGTGGTGGCACGCTCACATCTTGTGGCTAAGAGCCACCGTGCACGGTGCTATTGTCATAATGCCTAAGGATGGCACTTCATATCCCTTTCCGCAGCCTTATCAAGAACACAATTTGATCTTAG GTGAATGGTGGAACGACGACGTTGAAGAGGTTGTCAAACAAGGCAACAAGCTCGGACTCCCTCCCACAATGTCGGATGCACACACGATCAATGGAAAACCGGGCCCACTCTTCCCATGTTCGGAAAAAT ATAATTACGCAATGGAGGTAGAGCCCGGGAAAACCTACCTTCTCAGGATCATCAACGCGGCACTCAACGACGAGCTCTTCTTCGCGGTCGCCGGCCACAACATGACGGTTGTGGAGATCGACGCTGTCTACACGAAGCCCTTCTCGACGGACGCAATCCTGATCGCCCCGGGGCAGACCACCAATGTCCTCGTACGGACAAACCGGGCCCCGGGGCGGTACTTCATGGCGGCCCGGCCGTTCATGGACGCCCCGATCGCCGTGGACAACCGAACCGCCACCGCCATACTACAGTACAAAGGCGTAGCGAGCACCATAACCCCCGCACTCCCCCACCTCCCCCTCCAAAACGACACCGCTTTCGCCCTAACCTACGACGGCAAGCTGAGGAGCCTCAACTCCCCGCGGTTCCCGGCCAACGTGCCCCTCGAAGTCGACCGCCACCTCTTCTACACGATCGGGCTCGGCGTCGACCCCTGCCCGGCTTGTCTAAACGGGACGAAGCTCGTCGCGTCGTTGAACAACATAACCTTCGTGATGCCTCAGGTGGCGCTGCTGCAGGCTCACTACTCGGGGTTGAAGGGAGTGTACACGACCGACTTCCCCGACCGGCCCCCGACGCCGTTCAACTACACGGGGGCGCCGCTCACGGCCAACCTCCGCACCGCGGGGGAGGGCAGGCGGCCGCGGCTGAGCAAAGTGGCGTTCAACACGAGCGTGGAGCTAGTGCTGCAGGACACCAACCTCCTCTCCGTGGAGTCGCATCCTTTCCATCTCCACGGCTACAATTTCTTCGTGGTCGGGACCGGAGTCGGGAACTTCGACCCGGCCCGGGATCCGGCGAGGTTCAACCTCGTCGATCCGCCCGAGAGGAACACCGTCGGCGTTCCCACCGGAGGATGGACTGCGATAAGATTCAGAGCTGATAATCCTG GAGTGTGGTTTATGCATTGCCATTTGGAGGTTCATACGGGATGGGGATTGAAGACGGCGTTCGTGGTGGAGGATGGACCTGATCAAGATCATGCAGTCCTGCCGCCGCCTAAGGATCTCCCACTTTGCTAA
- the LOC131005410 gene encoding phenylcoumaran benzylic ether reductase POP1-like isoform X2, giving the protein MAGKSKILIIGATGYIGKFIVGAAAAAGHPTFVLVRESTLSNPEKSNLIQSFRDFGGDMYDHESLLRAIKQVDVVISAVGYAQLNDQDRILAAIKETGNIKRFFPSEFGNDVDRVHSVEPVTSVFQHKAQFRRVVEAAGVPYTYVSCNFFAGVFIRSLAQLGATSPPRDKVVILGDGNTKAVYNKEEDVATYTIKVVDDPRTSNKTLYIRPPANTISMNDLTTLWENKIGKKLERIYVPEEQVLKDIEEASSPLNVRLGICHSVFVKGDHTNFEIEPSFGVEASELYPDVKYARVDEMLDQYV; this is encoded by the exons ATGGCCGGAAAGAGTAAAATTCTGATCATCGGAGCAACTGGATATATCGGAAAATTCATCGTcggagccgccgccgccgctggcCACCCCACTTTCGTCTTAGTCAGAGAGTCCACTCTCTCTAACCCGGAAAAATCCAACCTAATCCAAAGCTTCAGAGATTTCGGG GGAGATATGTATGATCACGAGAGTTTGTTGCGAGCAATCAAACAAGTTGATGTGGTGATATCAGCCGTTGGATACGCTCAGTTGAATGATCAGGATAGGATTTTAGCTGCTATTAAGGAGACTGGCAATATTAAG AGGTTCTTTCCTTCAGAGTTTGGAAATGATGTTGACCGCGTCCATTCTGTTGAACCGGTAACATCAGTGTTCCAACACAAAGCTCAGTTTCGTCGTGTTGTGGAGGCTGCAGGGGTCCCTTACACCTATGTCTCGTGCAACTTCTTTGCTGGTGTGTTCATTAGATCACTGGCTCAATTAGGTGCCACTTCTCCTCCAAGAGACAAAGTTGTTATCCTAGGAGATGGCAACACGAAAG CTGTTTATAATAAGGAAGAAGACGTAGCCACTTACACCATCAAAGTTGTGGATGATCCAAGAACATCAAATAAGACCCTCTACATTAGACCACCTGCAAACACTATCTCCATGAATGACCTAACAACATTGTGGGAGAATAAGATCGGCAAGAAACTCGAACGGATCTACGTTCCAGAGGAGCAAGTTCTTAAAGACATTGAAG AAGCTTCATCCCCTTTAAATGTCAGATTAGGCATATGCCACTCTGTTTTCGTTAAGGGAGATCACACCAACTTCGAGATCGAGCCGTCGTTCGGAGTCGAGGCATCAGAGCTATATCCAGATGTTAAGTATGCTAGAGTTGATGAGATGCTTGACCAATATGTTTGA
- the LOC131005410 gene encoding phenylcoumaran benzylic ether reductase POP1-like isoform X1, whose protein sequence is MAGKSKILIIGATGYIGKFIVGAAAAAGHPTFVLVRESTLSNPEKSNLIQSFRDFGVNFIPGDMYDHESLLRAIKQVDVVISAVGYAQLNDQDRILAAIKETGNIKRFFPSEFGNDVDRVHSVEPVTSVFQHKAQFRRVVEAAGVPYTYVSCNFFAGVFIRSLAQLGATSPPRDKVVILGDGNTKAVYNKEEDVATYTIKVVDDPRTSNKTLYIRPPANTISMNDLTTLWENKIGKKLERIYVPEEQVLKDIEEASSPLNVRLGICHSVFVKGDHTNFEIEPSFGVEASELYPDVKYARVDEMLDQYV, encoded by the exons ATGGCCGGAAAGAGTAAAATTCTGATCATCGGAGCAACTGGATATATCGGAAAATTCATCGTcggagccgccgccgccgctggcCACCCCACTTTCGTCTTAGTCAGAGAGTCCACTCTCTCTAACCCGGAAAAATCCAACCTAATCCAAAGCTTCAGAGATTTCGGGGTCAATTTCATACCT GGAGATATGTATGATCACGAGAGTTTGTTGCGAGCAATCAAACAAGTTGATGTGGTGATATCAGCCGTTGGATACGCTCAGTTGAATGATCAGGATAGGATTTTAGCTGCTATTAAGGAGACTGGCAATATTAAG AGGTTCTTTCCTTCAGAGTTTGGAAATGATGTTGACCGCGTCCATTCTGTTGAACCGGTAACATCAGTGTTCCAACACAAAGCTCAGTTTCGTCGTGTTGTGGAGGCTGCAGGGGTCCCTTACACCTATGTCTCGTGCAACTTCTTTGCTGGTGTGTTCATTAGATCACTGGCTCAATTAGGTGCCACTTCTCCTCCAAGAGACAAAGTTGTTATCCTAGGAGATGGCAACACGAAAG CTGTTTATAATAAGGAAGAAGACGTAGCCACTTACACCATCAAAGTTGTGGATGATCCAAGAACATCAAATAAGACCCTCTACATTAGACCACCTGCAAACACTATCTCCATGAATGACCTAACAACATTGTGGGAGAATAAGATCGGCAAGAAACTCGAACGGATCTACGTTCCAGAGGAGCAAGTTCTTAAAGACATTGAAG AAGCTTCATCCCCTTTAAATGTCAGATTAGGCATATGCCACTCTGTTTTCGTTAAGGGAGATCACACCAACTTCGAGATCGAGCCGTCGTTCGGAGTCGAGGCATCAGAGCTATATCCAGATGTTAAGTATGCTAGAGTTGATGAGATGCTTGACCAATATGTTTGA
- the LOC131005434 gene encoding protein RER1A-like, with product MEGVGGDGPSAAAAALDQRRHELSKLFQHYLDKSTPHSLYRWIGTFGLVLLYALRVYYVQGFYIVTYGLGIYLLNLLIGFLSPLVDPEIEPTEGPSLPTKGSDEFKPFIRRLPEFKFWYAITKAFCVAFVMTFFSMFDVPVFWPILLCYWIVLLFLTMKRQIMHMVKYRYIPFNLGKQKYGRKKPASSASSPRD from the exons ATGGAGGGCGTCGGAGGTGATGGCCCCTCAGCAGCAGCTGCTGCCCTCGACCAACGAAGGCACGAGTTGTCAAAACTTTTTCAGCATTATCTAGATAAATCTACTCCACATTCTCTTTATCGGTGGATTGGGACTTTTGGTCTGGTTCTTCTTTATGCTCTGCGGGTTTATTATGTGCAAGGATTCTACATTGTTACCTATGGTTTGGGGATCTACCTTCTGAATTTGCTCATTGGATTTTTGTCACCTCTTGTTGACCCGGAGATCGAACCGACTGAAGGACCTTCACTGCCCACAAAGGGTTCAGATGAGTTCAAGCCTTTCATTCGCCGTCTCCCTGAGTTCAAATTCTG GTATGCCATCACTAAGGCTTTCTGTGTAGCTTTCGTGATGACATTCTTTTCCATGTTCGATGTCCCAGTATTCTGGCCTATCCTATTATGTTATTGGATTGTTCTTCTTTTCCTAACAATGAAGCGTCAAATCATGCACATGGTCAAGTACAGATACATTCCGTTTAATTTGGGAAAACAG AAATATGGAAGGAAAAAGCCCGCTTCCAGCGCCAGCAGCCCCCGAGACTGA
- the LOC131017185 gene encoding protein RER1A-like, with amino-acid sequence MEGVGGDGPSGAAAALDQRRHELSKLFQYYLDKSTPHAHYRWIGTFGLVLLYALRVYYVQGFYIITYGLGIYLLNLLIGFLSPLVDPELEPTEGPSLPTKGSDEFKPFIRRLTEFKFWYAITKAFCVAFVIVRSGG; translated from the exons ATGGAGGGGGTCGGAGGCGATGGTCCCTCAGGAGCAGCTGCAGCACTCGACCAACGGAGGCATGAGTTGTCAAAACTTTTCCAATATTATCTAGATAAATCTACTCCACATGCTCATTATCGTTGGATTGGAACTTTTGGTTTGGTGCTTCTTTATGCTCTGCGGGTTTATTATGTTCAAGGATTCTACATTATCACCTATGGTTTGGGGATCTACCTTCTCAATTTGCTCATCGGGTTCTTGTCGCCTCTTGTTGACCCGGAGCTGGAACCGACTGAAGGACCTTCCCTGCCCACAAAGGGTTCTGATGAGTTCAAGCCTTTCATTCGCCGTCTCACTGAGTTCAAATTCTG GTATGCCATCACAAAGGCTTTCTGCGTAGCTTTTGtgattgttaggtccggagg ATAG
- the LOC131005405 gene encoding probable pinoresinol-lariciresinol reductase 3 isoform X2, translating into MTDSKSKLLIIGVTGNLGFELANASLNASHPTLGLVRDSAFSDPNKLHKIQLLSDSGLKIVKGSLHDEESLIEALKQADVVICAVASKQVHDQKALISAMKRAGCIKRFIPSEFGSDPDRTRVSHLDHNFYSRKSEIRRLVESQGIPYTYVCCNFYTSYLLPSLVQPGLQAPPRDNVTIFGDGNVRGVFMKESDVAAFTISTVDDPRTLNKTMSLRPPGNTLSMNELVTVWESKIGKKLERNYISEEELLKRIQETPYPDNMQLVFIYSAFVKGDQTYYDIDSSNGVEGTQLYPHIKYKTDVFLPLIHTCAMSLL; encoded by the exons ATGACGGATAGCAAGAGCAAACTACTAATAATCGGAGTCACAGGCAACCTCGGATTCGAGCTCGCCAACGCCAGCTTGAACGCATCGCATCCAACGCTCGGACTTGTCCGCGACTCCGCATTTTCCGATCCCAACAAACTCCACAAAATTCAGCTGCTCTCCGATTCCGGCCTCAAAATTGTTAAA GGCTCGTTGCACGATGAGGAGAGCTTAATTGAAGCCCTAAAGCAAGCCGACGTTGTGATCTGCGCCGTCGCTTCCAAGCAAGTTCATGATCAGAAGGCTCTGATTTCGGCCATGAAACGCGCCGGTTGCATCAAG AGGTTCATTCCATCAGAATTTGGATCAGATCCTGACAGAACTAGAGTTTCCCATCTGGATCACAATTTCTATTCGAGGAAATCTGAGATCAGGCGACTCGTTGAATCTCAAGGCATTCCCTACACTTACGTATGCTGCAACTTCTATACGAGCTACTTGCTTCCATCCCTCGTTCAGCCCGGCCTTCAAGCCCCACCGCGAGACAATGTCACCATCTTCGGAGATGGAAATGTTAGAG GTGTCTTTATGAAGGAAAGCGATGTTGCTGCCTTCACAATAAGCACCGTGGATGATCCCCGCACGCTGAATAAAACCATGTCTTTGAGACCACCCGGGAATACGCTTTCCATGAATGAACTGGTTACTGTTTGGGAGTCAAAAATAGGGAAAAAACTTGAGAGAAATTATATCTCAGAGGAAGAGCTTCTTAAAAGAATTCAAG AAACTCCATATCCAGACAACATGCAGTTGGTTTTCATATACTCGGCGTTTGTGAAGGGAGATCAAACCTACTACGACATAGACTCATCAAACGGTGTGGAGGGAACTCAGTTGTATCCGCACATCAAATACAAAACA gATGTGTTTCTTCCTCTTATTCATACATGTGCCATGAGTTTGCTGTGA
- the LOC131005405 gene encoding probable pinoresinol-lariciresinol reductase 3 isoform X1, whose protein sequence is MTDSKSKLLIIGVTGNLGFELANASLNASHPTLGLVRDSAFSDPNKLHKIQLLSDSGLKIVKGSLHDEESLIEALKQADVVICAVASKQVHDQKALISAMKRAGCIKRFIPSEFGSDPDRTRVSHLDHNFYSRKSEIRRLVESQGIPYTYVCCNFYTSYLLPSLVQPGLQAPPRDNVTIFGDGNVRGVFMKESDVAAFTISTVDDPRTLNKTMSLRPPGNTLSMNELVTVWESKIGKKLERNYISEEELLKRIQAMHCRNSISRQHAVGFHILGVCEGRSNLLRHRLIKRCGGNSVVSAHQIQNRCVSSSYSYMCHEFAVIGSCCCP, encoded by the exons ATGACGGATAGCAAGAGCAAACTACTAATAATCGGAGTCACAGGCAACCTCGGATTCGAGCTCGCCAACGCCAGCTTGAACGCATCGCATCCAACGCTCGGACTTGTCCGCGACTCCGCATTTTCCGATCCCAACAAACTCCACAAAATTCAGCTGCTCTCCGATTCCGGCCTCAAAATTGTTAAA GGCTCGTTGCACGATGAGGAGAGCTTAATTGAAGCCCTAAAGCAAGCCGACGTTGTGATCTGCGCCGTCGCTTCCAAGCAAGTTCATGATCAGAAGGCTCTGATTTCGGCCATGAAACGCGCCGGTTGCATCAAG AGGTTCATTCCATCAGAATTTGGATCAGATCCTGACAGAACTAGAGTTTCCCATCTGGATCACAATTTCTATTCGAGGAAATCTGAGATCAGGCGACTCGTTGAATCTCAAGGCATTCCCTACACTTACGTATGCTGCAACTTCTATACGAGCTACTTGCTTCCATCCCTCGTTCAGCCCGGCCTTCAAGCCCCACCGCGAGACAATGTCACCATCTTCGGAGATGGAAATGTTAGAG GTGTCTTTATGAAGGAAAGCGATGTTGCTGCCTTCACAATAAGCACCGTGGATGATCCCCGCACGCTGAATAAAACCATGTCTTTGAGACCACCCGGGAATACGCTTTCCATGAATGAACTGGTTACTGTTTGGGAGTCAAAAATAGGGAAAAAACTTGAGAGAAATTATATCTCAGAGGAAGAGCTTCTTAAAAGAATTCAAG CAATGCACTGCAGAAACTCCATATCCAGACAACATGCAGTTGGTTTTCATATACTCGGCGTTTGTGAAGGGAGATCAAACCTACTACGACATAGACTCATCAAACGGTGTGGAGGGAACTCAGTTGTATCCGCACATCAAATACAAAACA gATGTGTTTCTTCCTCTTATTCATACATGTGCCATGAGTTTGCTGTGATTGGATCATGTTGTTGTCCTTGA
- the LOC131005405 gene encoding probable pinoresinol-lariciresinol reductase 3 isoform X3: protein MTDSKSKLLIIGVTGNLGFELANASLNASHPTLGLVRDSAFSDPNKLHKIQLLSDSGLKIVKGSLHDEESLIEALKQADVVICAVASKQVHDQKALISAMKRAGCIKRFIPSEFGSDPDRTRVSHLDHNFYSRKSEIRRLVESQGIPYTYVCCNFYTSYLLPSLVQPGLQAPPRDNVTIFGDGNVRGVFMKESDVAAFTISTVDDPRTLNKTMSLRPPGNTLSMNELVTVWESKIGKKLERNYISEEELLKRIQETPYPDNMQLVFIYSAFVKGDQTYYDIDSSNGVEGTQLYPHIKYKTVSQYLDKLL from the exons ATGACGGATAGCAAGAGCAAACTACTAATAATCGGAGTCACAGGCAACCTCGGATTCGAGCTCGCCAACGCCAGCTTGAACGCATCGCATCCAACGCTCGGACTTGTCCGCGACTCCGCATTTTCCGATCCCAACAAACTCCACAAAATTCAGCTGCTCTCCGATTCCGGCCTCAAAATTGTTAAA GGCTCGTTGCACGATGAGGAGAGCTTAATTGAAGCCCTAAAGCAAGCCGACGTTGTGATCTGCGCCGTCGCTTCCAAGCAAGTTCATGATCAGAAGGCTCTGATTTCGGCCATGAAACGCGCCGGTTGCATCAAG AGGTTCATTCCATCAGAATTTGGATCAGATCCTGACAGAACTAGAGTTTCCCATCTGGATCACAATTTCTATTCGAGGAAATCTGAGATCAGGCGACTCGTTGAATCTCAAGGCATTCCCTACACTTACGTATGCTGCAACTTCTATACGAGCTACTTGCTTCCATCCCTCGTTCAGCCCGGCCTTCAAGCCCCACCGCGAGACAATGTCACCATCTTCGGAGATGGAAATGTTAGAG GTGTCTTTATGAAGGAAAGCGATGTTGCTGCCTTCACAATAAGCACCGTGGATGATCCCCGCACGCTGAATAAAACCATGTCTTTGAGACCACCCGGGAATACGCTTTCCATGAATGAACTGGTTACTGTTTGGGAGTCAAAAATAGGGAAAAAACTTGAGAGAAATTATATCTCAGAGGAAGAGCTTCTTAAAAGAATTCAAG AAACTCCATATCCAGACAACATGCAGTTGGTTTTCATATACTCGGCGTTTGTGAAGGGAGATCAAACCTACTACGACATAGACTCATCAAACGGTGTGGAGGGAACTCAGTTGTATCCGCACATCAAATACAAAACAGTAAGCCAGTATTTAGACAAGCTTTTGTGA
- the LOC131005409 gene encoding phenylcoumaran benzylic ether reductase POP1-like, whose amino-acid sequence MAGKSKILIIGATGYIGKFIVGAAAAAGHPTFVLVRESTLSNPEKSNLIQSFRDFGVNFIPGDMYDHESLLRAIKQVDVVISAVGYAQLNDQDRILAAIKETGNIKRFFPSEFGNDVDRVHAVEPATSVFQHKAQFRRVVEAAGVPYTYVSCNFFAGVFIRSLAQLGATSPPRDKVVILGDGNTKAVYNKEEDVATYTIKAVDDPRTSNKTLYIRPPANTISMNDLTTLWENKIGKKLERIYVPEEQVLKDIEEASSPLNVRLGICHSVFVKGDHTNFKIEPSFGVEASELYPDVKYATVDEMLDQYV is encoded by the exons ATGGCCGGAAAGAGTAAAATTCTGATCATCGGAGCAACTGGATATATCGGAAAATTCATCGTcggagccgccgccgccgctggcCACCCCACTTTCGTCTTAGTCAGAGAGTCCACTCTCTCTAACCCGGAAAAATCCAACCTAATCCAAAGCTTCAGAGATTTCGGAGTCAATTTCATACCT GGAGATATGTATGATCACGAGAGCTTGTTGCGAGCAATCAAACAAGTTGATGTGGTGATATCAGCCGTTGGATACGCTCAGTTGAATGATCAGGATAGGATTTTAGCTGCTATTAAGGAGACTGGCAATATTAAG AGGTTCTTTCCTTCGGAGTTTGGAAATGATGTTGACCGCGTCCATGCTGTTGAGCCGGCAACGTCAGTGTTCCAACACAAAGCTCAGTTTCGCCGTGTTGTGGAGGCAGCAGGGGTCCCTTACACCTATGTCTCGTGCAACTTCTTTGCTGGTGTGTTCATTAGATCACTGGCTCAGTTAGGTGCCACATCTCCTCCAAGAGACAAAGTTGTTATCCTAGGAGATGGCAACACGAAAG CTGTTTATAATAAGGAAGAAGACGTAGCCACTTACACCATCAAAGCTGTGGATGATCCAAGAACATCAAATAAGACCCTCTACATTAGACCACCTGCCAACACTATCTCCATGAATGACCTAACAACATTGTGGGAGAATAAGATCGGCAAGAAACTCGAACGGATCTACGTTCCAGAGGAGCAAGTTCTTAAAGACATTGAAG AAGCTTCATCCCCTTTAAATGTGAGACTAGGCATATGCCACTCTGTTTTCGTGAAGGGAGATCACACCAACTTCAAGATCGAGCCGTCGTTCGGAGTCGAGGCGTCGGAGCTATATCCAGATGTTAAGTACGCTACAGTTGATGAGATGCTTGACCAATATGTTTGA
- the LOC131005433 gene encoding protein RER1A-like has translation MEGVGGDGPSAAAAALDQRRHELSKLFQHYLDKSTPHSLYRWIGTFGLVLLYALRVYYVQGFYIVTYGLGIYLLNLLIGFLSPLVDPEIEPTEGPSLPTKGSDEFKPFIRRLPEFKFWYAITKAFCVAFVMTFFSMFDVPVFWPILLCYWIVLLFLTMKRQIMHMVKYRYIPFNLGKQKYGRKKPASSASSPRD, from the exons ATGGAGGGCGTCGGAGGTGATGGCCCCTCAGCAGCAGCTGCTGCCCTCGACCAACGAAGGCACGAGTTGTCAAAACTTTTTCAGCATTATCTAGATAAATCTACTCCACATTCTCTTTATCGGTGGATTGGGACTTTTGGTCTGGTTCTTCTTTATGCTCTGCGGGTTTATTATGTGCAAGGATTCTACATTGTTACCTATGGTTTGGGGATCTACCTTCTGAATTTGCTTATTGGATTTTTGTCACCTCTTGTTGACCCGGAGATCGAACCGACTGAAGGACCTTCACTGCCCACAAAGGGTTCAGATGAGTTCAAGCCTTTCATTCGCCGTCTCCCCGAGTTCAAATTCTG GTATGCCATCACAAAGGCTTTCTGTGTAGCTTTTGTGATGACATTCTTTTCCATGTTCGATGTCCCAGTATTCTGGCCTATCCTATTATGTTATTGGATTGTTCTTCTTTTCCTAACAATGAAGCGTCAAATCATGCACATGGTCAAGTACAGATACATTCCGTTTAATTTGGGAAAACAG AAATATGGAAGGAAAAAGCCCGCTTCCAGCGCCAGCAGCCCCCGAGACTGA